Within the Vanacampus margaritifer isolate UIUO_Vmar chromosome 8, RoL_Vmar_1.0, whole genome shotgun sequence genome, the region acaaccacactcacaatcacacctatggacaatttggagtgttcgattaacctgccatgcatgtctttggaatgtgggaggaaaccggagtacccggtgaaaagccacgcaagcacggggagaacatgcaaactccacccaggaaggccgaagcccggactcgatctcacggactcgatctcacggactcgatctcacggactcgatctcacggactcgatctcacggactcgatctcacgtcctctgcactgggaggcggacgtgctaaccagtcagccaccgtgctgcctggaAACTGAAAACTGAAAACTTAATTGTACTTTCAAATTGGCCGTCCGGCcatcggtaccagatgtgatcgggctgccagatcgtatcggggtcgcctatcGATGACGTCAGCTTCATGACTAGATGGAAATAATCCGCTGGACGTCAAAcattggattggattggattgtgtttttgtttccccGCCACGACAACGACACTCACATCcgttgctgtgattggtcaaaacaacagTTTGGTaagcatcgtccaatcagctccaaGTATTGCACAGCATGTCCCGCCTTCTCCCAGCAAATCCCTGTGATCGAACCCTACCATTGAGGTACATGCATTCAAATTTGACGCGCAACACCTTTGAATCAAAACATTATTCGTTTCAAATTCCAaatgttttgttgaaaaatgacataaaacacacaaagttgCCGCATTGAAGTTGAGCAGATTGCATTTTTATTGGCGCCTGAGGTGGAGGTGGCGGTGGCGATGGAGGTGGAGGTGAGGGCAGGCAGGGCAGGCAGGTCAGGCGGCCCAGTGGACGGCCCAGTGGGCGGCCCAGTGGACGGCCAGTCGCCACAAGGACGCCGAGACGCCGACGCAGGAGAAGCCGACGAGCAGCCACAGGAGGCACGCGCTCACGTAGAGCGCACGCAAACTGCACGCAAACCGCACGTCATCATGTCGTGCAACGTACAAACTCAAAACTCTCATCGCAAAGCGTCCTTCTGCAATCAGAAAAACGCTTTACACCTCTAAGcccatataataataataataataataatacatgaccATAAAGGCATACAGCAATAGAATTCCAAGTGTGGTGATGAGCGCGCCACTCATTGTGGTGTGCACCttggccacaagggggcagtacGTGAAGACGGAAGCAAGAAATCAAAAAGGTGGCATTTGCTTGTCATGTGACTTGAGCTCGCTGCCGCAAGTGGCGCTCTTTGATCTCATCGCATGTACTTACATGTACTAATAGTGTTGGATGATGACGTCACGTGTTACTGACCGTTGCTGGGGCGACTCGACGTAACCTTGAAAGTAGCGCAGGCGGGCCAGCACGTAGGATGCGCCGCACACGCAAGACGCACCTGggggacacgcacgcacgcgcacgcacacaatgATGTTTCAGCACGCCCACCTCCTCCACGGCGGTGGGTACCGTGGGTGACGTCACACCTTGGCTGAAGAAGACGCCCGACGTCCACAAGATGGCGATGAAGAGCGGGAAATACTCCGAGCAATTGGCTCTGCCAGTTGGTCATCATTagaagcgagcgagcgagcgagcgagcggcggAGACGTCATCACGCACTTACTGAGCTCTGAAGACCCTCTCAAAGTGGGGGGGCCCACTCGTACAAGGGGGGGACACGCTGTACTTCCTCCGGGCGCTGATCACCTGCAGGGAGAAGTAGGCTGCGCGCGCACgccaaaataaattgaatcaCTCACACTTGTAGAATTGTGAAGActtccatagacataatgcatttgctagcccctccccctaaccccaagcataaaaaatgattgcctacccccattccttcccctaacctcaaccataacccaattcaaacctgaactctaaaaccaagtctcgaccctcaaaaagaggtcttgagttgtgagggccggccaaaaatgtcctcaatctggtTAGGGTTCGACGTATTTTGCTCCTCAAATGTCGTATGTAcaagtatacacacacacaacgacTTTTACAAACAAGGCCGCAAACTCATCCACACAACTCGCAGTCAAATCAACGCACACAATTGACACACGCCGAAGCGCACACAAATAATAGTTTGTGATGGTTATTTGTGTCACACACGAACGAATGACCAGCACAAAAGTACACACGTCAAGTGCACACAATTTGACAACACACGCAATTCCCGCCTGACCTTGCTCCAGGACGGCGGCGACGGTGACGGCGGCCAAGCCAGCAAGTTGCTGCTGGTGGTCCATGGCGCCCGCTCCCGTGTGCCGACAAGCGGCcgacccctcccctccccacacCTGGACACCCTCCAGTGGGCGGGGCCACGCGCACCGATGGACAATGATTAGCAAGGTATGCAAATAACGACAACGCGCTGCAAGTGTGTATGGAGTCCAAATAGATTTACACAACAATTTTCTTGTTGAACACAAACATATCAAAAGTAGAAAATACTTACAAAAATGGTCTGCcatatataaaaataacatctatGTCCAGATGGAAAGCttacatacaaaaaatagaTTTCGGAACatgaacaaacaaatattgacaGTGACGGACGAAAACCCCTTCCGGCATTGTCTTCAGTTGGTCAATTTCTCAAAGTTTgccgtcaatcgtcaacaaaaggGGCGGACCGCCTCTGCACGTGACGTCCCCTCGCATCTGACATCATGTGACCTGCGTAACAATGGGGTGCCGCACGATCTCCGGAAAAGAACATGGCGAGTAAACGCAGCTGTTACGCAACTTGCAGAAACGACGAGCGACCACATTTCAAGGATCGACGGATTCTTGCTTCGTTTCCTCGAGCCAAAACTTTAGAGGGAGAAAAGTGAACGGATTGTGCGGACGACCAAAAGAGCCGGCGAACGCCAGCAAATGTGCGTCCGTCCGCTTGAgcacttccctctccccagccacttcggccagctcctccgacgggaccccaaggcgttcccaggaaaGACAGacgtctctccagcgtgtcctgggtcgtccccggggccgaagtgtgtttccatagtccaaacacgccattttctgtggaccttgaaagatcagtcaaaatgcttaaatcaggtgacgcttggcagtcaaagagttaattgcgcCGACGTCTATCGTGCGGGACCCCATTGACGTCACGTGACACGTTACAGCAGGTGAGGCGTCACGCCACGCACACGCGCGGGCACGTCTACTGGTGCGAGGCGAGCAGCTCGTCCAGGTCGGCCATCCACTCGTGCGCGCTCTGCCCCTTGAGCAGCGACTCCACCAGGTCGCTCTCGGCGGCGAAGCTCCCGGCGGCGGCGTTGTAGCCGAAGGAGAGCTGCTGCTGATTGGCCGTCCTGCTGACCTGGTAACCTTGGTTACACGCCAGGCCCTGCCGGCCGCCGCCGGCACCCGCGCCGAACGCCGCCAGGTCGGGGAGGACGTTCTGATTGGTCGGGTGGTTCTGAGCGGCTTGTTGAGTCTGAGGCGGGCCCAGGCCTTGCGGGTTGGGCGGCGCCCGCTGCTGGGCGCTCTGCATCATGCTCGCCACGGGCCTCCCGGCAGAGTTGGCGTTAAAAGCGGCGGcgctggcggccatcttggggaTGCGAGGCTGCTGCTGCATGTGGAAGGCGTTGGGGGTGTTGGCGAAGGCGTTGGGGGGCAGGCCGGCATTTGTGGGCGGCGGCTGCTGCCACACGGCGTTCTGCATGCTGGCGGCCATCTGCTGCTGCTTCAACatggcggcagcggcggcggcggcattgGGTTGTTTGTTGAGGTGCTGCTGGGCCAGGAGGTTGTGCCTGTACAGGGGCTGGCGCTGCTGGGCAGCGtggcctccgccgccgccgccaccgccgtgaccgccaccgccgccgtgaccgccaccgccgccgtgaccgccaccgccgccgtgaccgccaccgccgccgtgACCGCCACCTGGGTGATGGCTCATGCTGTTGTACATCGCCTGCTGCACGTCCACGCCGGCCCCACCCCCGCAGGACGCCAGCCCGATGTCCGCCTGGCTCGCCGTCGGGGGTGGAGCCCCGCCGCTTGCCGGCATGGCGCCGGAAGCCATGTTGAGTCCCATCATGCCTTGCGGCTGAGGGAACATGCGCTGGCcggagggggcggggcctcCCATGGACGACACGCTGGCCAGCGACTGCGACGAAGCTGAGGGCGGACAAACAGTGACGCGCGTAATTAGTggcgagcgtgagctgcttagAACGCTTTTCAGAATTGCTATACAAAAAATAGCAGTGTTGCCAAAATAATGCTTTcgatttatttatgtttattcatGTGGATTTGTAGTCATCCAGgtcaccaaaaacaaacaaacaaacgaggCCGCTGGACTTTAACTATAgttaaagttacttttttttttagcaagtaaTAAGTACAGTAGCTCTAattaatgacttttttaaaagtaatgttCCCAATTCATGCTCGGACGTAATGAGCCTCTTGTTCCATTGTGACTTTGTTCCCtttgcataaaaatgaaaataaagaagaagTGATGTTGACGTCAAAGATGAAACCGTCGTGTTGGTTGGATGCAAACGAGCTGACTGCCTCATTTGCATGGCcaaaaagaaggagaaaaaaaaagaaggaaaaacgtTGTGtaaagaagaccaggaagtcgTTGGCCCAGATTATGCCGAGTGACGCTGCCATAAATTGCGTTGGCGCTTCTTGATCGGCCTTCAAGATGTCAGCTTTGTGAGAACAAGCTGACGTTGGAGGACgtgaaatacttttttcatCTGATGGTTCTTTTCTTCATGCGTTCTAGTCGAAGACATCAAACAAATGCGTTTTCACTGACCCGCATCGTGCAAATTGCGCCAGGGTACGAGCACCACTGGAATCGCTATCACAGAAGTATATTCGACATCCTTCCAACATTTACGAGGGTAAAGACTGCGTCACGTACGACTATTCAGAAGTAGACGTTACAGCCACAAATGGAGAACGGCAACAGGGTCGAAAAGGTCCAACAGGGTCGAAAAGGTCCAACAGGGTCGAAAAGGTCCAACAGGAGAAAGTCGTGGGTTCGTTTGAGCGTTGCCGTGATCGTGGACGCAtttcttcttgatttttttaacaaacaaagaCTGTGGCGGCCTCGGACACGATCAGACATTTCACACGCAATTGTGTGAAAGAGGACAACGAACTTGCCGGCGTTCACGTTGAAGGGCCAGCAGAACGACGCCCACCACGTTGCCGCTTTTATACGACACACATTTTATGGCCTCGCGTCAGTTGACGGTCCCAAGCACCCTCGCCATCCATTTGGACTTGACAAAGTCTCACAAAGGAGTCAAATGTTGCGCTCGCAATTGTGTTGTCGTCATCGCAAGCGTTGAgggataaaaaagaaaaagtgatttCATTGGGTTGACCGAAGACCGGAAATTGCCCATCAATGCGAACGGGCGACCAGTCGAGGATGTCGGCGGCCATCAAAGTGATGAAGAATGGATGTTGAGACAATCACAGTTTGTCGTATGCGGCGTGGACGCTTTCAAGTTGCAATCCAAGAAAACGCAACCCTTCCTCGCTGGCCGTGCGTCGCTTACTTGCATCGTTGTGCGCACGATCGCAGCCTGCTTGCAATATTTGCAACGTGTCTTCCAAAAGAGTTGTTCAAAAGCACAGTCGGTGTTGTTTCGAAGCATATCGGAGAAAACTCGGATCGTGATATTAGTGGCGACCGTTCTAGTTTTTGCTGGTGCCTGAAAAAGCCTGCTCCGAAATCGATTGCATAataatgatgacgatgatgatgacgtccTGACCTGTAAACTGTCCGACGGGCGCCTGGGGGAAAGCGTTCTGATTGGCCGTCTGCCCGGGCTGGTCCTGGTACTGAGGCGGGGGTCTGGTCAGGTGTCTCTGGAGCTGCTGGTCCTGCTGACGTTGCTTCTCCTGCACGGCAACAACACCGCAAGCAGGGTTGAGACGAGCGAGCGGTCGGAGGTGAGAGGTCAGAGGAAGCGGCAAATGGTTGATGATGATTGGATGCGACATACAATACGACAATACAACTGTATTCACTTTCTCTATTGAGGGACAAGCTGCAATTTTGGAGACCccgcccccccccgccccatgAAATTCCCATTCGTTTCCAAGAATGTGAAAATTGGAAGTCCATTTATGCTAACTGCATAGAAACTGTGCAGAAAGTCATGACTTTTAGTAGTTTTATGAACGTACAATGTATTTGCGGTTCATTATGTTGTTGtatttgatgatgatgtatttttCAATTGGACTTTGACTTGTTGGCTCGCTTGAGGTTTTAAGTTGAGCAAGCTTGTTCGTTCCCGAGTCAAAGAATCCAAAGTTTGCGTGGCGGGTGCAAAGTCACCTGTTCCGCTATCATCTGCTGTCTCTGCAGGTACTGCTGCTTCTGCTGCTCCAgaatctgttgttgttgttgttgttgctgctgcttgaGCGCCGCCGCTTGGCTGCCGAGGTAGGCCGCGTTACCGTGGTTACCCGGCATGGCGTTGGACACGGGCGCCGCCGCCATTCCGCCGCCGACCGTTGCCGACGTCAGGGAGCCGGCGGGACCGGGGCCGTGCGGAGGTGCCGGGTACGAGTTCTGCTCCTGCCACAAAACAACACAGACgtccacacaagcacacatTTAGTTTGCATTCaaagatttgtttttctctttttctgaccCAATCATTGTTGCTTATTTGGTACCGTTTAATGATCAAACTAAAGCAAATAAAGACGTGTGCTCCTCCAGGTGCAACAATGAATCCGCATTATGCATTGATCAAATTAGCATctgtttttgaaaatggatCAATCAATGAAAGAATTGAAAATGCTCGAGCTTCCTTTCACAACAGTCAATCTTTTCCAATTTCTGTCATCCTGCATGAAAGCAGAATTGCGCTCAaccaatcaaaataaaacactgacttgaaaaaagaaagacctTTTTGTTGGCTCTGTCACGCTCAGATAACAAAACAAGTCATGCCTCGCTGCAAATATGTCcgctttcatttcaataagCCCGGCGGATTTCACACGGACCAAATAGGTCAAAACTTcttcaaaaataaacatgtttttgagcTGCTCTTGAACGTGTCGCGGCAAAAAGAAATCCGCCGTTCACACAGCAGGTCTTGAGGCTCAATTTGGATTGTTGTGGCGAATGATTGACATTAAGGCGGCACGCAGAACAGACGACATCGCTCCCAAAGTAGCAAATAATGGATGCAGGAACTCGCATTGTTCTTTTGCAAGCCGAGTCCGACACATTTCCAGTCAACTACTTCTACAAAGAAATCCTTCAATCTTATTTTCCTCGCCATCGTCCGCCATGACGCCGTCGTTCTCGCTCCTGCCCCGCAGAACGGCGGCGTCTGTGGCTTCCCAATtatctcaagttgataacaggTGACCTCTGGTCACACGGAGTtcacattggaaaaaaaaactaaatagaaaTCAGCTCACTCGCTTAGCCAAGTAATTGTTGGAATAACCGCTTCTCAAAAGATATGTTTGTGAGCGCCCTGCCCGCAACCGACAATTATTTGGCTATTTTAGTCATCAagtaacctttttttgtttttatgaattcaatcgttccaaaaaaaaaaacatccctttCTTCAACAACAGGACATGATATCAGATAAGAGCTTTGGTGTGCAACAGCCGTCAAGAAACcaacaaaaatgttgaacttgAAGTTTCCAAACTTAAggtgcatttaaaaatgtcatattgtGGCTTTTTCGACATcacgcatgctccaccaatgcccagaggagtacgaagagccctgactggtttactctgactgcaccaaTCAGTTCTGATCGTCCCTTTACAGTAGCGTGTGTGGAGCCGCGCACGCGATTGCCTCTTTGGGgaagggaggggcggagttttgctgacctcatttgaagtcatgtcttcgtttctcaactgtggctgtcgctttaagatcgtgcacgcactcgcacgcgcaccatgaacgagcctgacgcAAATGCTGCAGGTACGCTTtgagccagaggtggcagtcgcgagtaaaaaagtcacaaactgcacaaagatccctTAAAGAGAATGATtgcaaaatgtcttattttgaaaagcacaacaataataatcaatCAGTCTGCTTTCCTCGAGGACGACAGAAATGAGAGAAGATGAAATTCAGAAGATTCGGGCAAAGTCACCTTCTACGATTCATTGACTATCAAATATCTGCAGATTCTTTTCATTATtgattagttgtcaattaacGGATTCAGTCGGATTCCACATACCTCTGCAGTATGTGCCCGATAGATTTTGAAGTTGCAAATTCCAAATGTACGCGCGTGCGTTACCTGCGTGTGTGTCAGATGTTGTCGGAAGTTCATGTTGTTCTTCGGCTTcatttgctgctgctgcctgAGCAGGTTGAGGAGGGCGGCCTTGTTCTGGTTCTGGCCGTTGGGGGCCCTGGGCGGGCCGGGCCCGGCCTCAAAGTGGGTTAGGGGCTTGGTGTTGCTGTAGTTCAACATGGACGCCTGGACCCCGGGCGCAGGCGGGCGGTTGAGAGGCGGCCCCTGAACCGGGTGGTGGCCGGGGCCCGGCACATAGCTGCCGGGCCCCGGCTTGGGCGAGCCCTTGGCGGGCTGGCCGGACATCAGCCGCTGCTTCTGCGCGGCCGAATTGAAGTCCTGCGGGTACAAGGAGGGACTGGCCGCCCCCAGCGGGCTCTGCGAGGGGGCGGCCATCTGCGTCCAGGGCGGGGGGTGCGCCTGGGGGCCCCCCTGGCCGTGGAAGTTGGCGCCGGCGGGCGGGGTCTGTTTGTGCTGCAGCTGGCTGTGCAGGTGCTGCGCCCGCTGCTGCTGGGCGGCCAGCTGCTGAAGCTGCTGGGCGGGGGACAGGTCTTTGGCCAGGAGGTGGTTGGGGGGCGGCGGGTGCGGCCTCGACGGCGGCGCGGCCGGGGAGGAGGCGGCCGCCGGAGAGCTGGTGGGGTGAGGAGGAGGGGCCGGCCCGGAAGACGTCGAGCGGACGTGAGGGGACCCGGTGCGCGAGTCCTGCTCAAAGGCGGACGGGGAGAACTCGGCTTTCACGCTTCCCAAATCCAGAGGGAGGAGACTCTGCGAGGACTGGCCACcggcgccgcctcctcctcctcctcctcccgggTTGGGCGTCATCTCCAGAGGGTCTTTGCGGTCCTCAAAGCCGTCGTTGAGGATGTCCTGGATGTCCTCGTAGGCCACGGTGCGGTTGAGCTCCTCCATGAGGTCCGACCACTCCTGCTCATCTAAGTTGAGGTCTGGGaacaggttgttgttgttgtttcctccCGCCGACGGCGGCATGATGGGCAGGATGTCGTCGGGCTCCTGCTTCATCTCCTTACGGTGGAAGTCGGCCGCTGCCGCCTCTTTGGCGCCGTCTGCCGCCAAGTCGCCGGCGGGCCCCTGGGTGCCGTTGGAAGCCAGTGTGTCGCCCAGGCCCAGCTTGGAGTCCATGGGCGAGCCGTTGGCCTTGGCGGCGGCATCCATGCAGGCCTTCTTGTTGGGCGGGAAGCCGTCCGAGAAGCCGTTGAGCTGCTCGCGGCCCAGGGGAGAACCGGCGCTCTCCAGCTTCCTCTTTACCGTCTCCTGCAACTGCAACGTAAACCACAAACGGCATCCATCAAACACATATTTGCGACGACGTTTCATTCACtcagcaaaaatacaaaaaatatctaTTGCGAGCGGTCTACTGGGTTTACcttatttttgggaaaaaataagaACCTACTGTCAAGatatgatacgatacgatatacttttattttccccgtggggaactttttcctggactccgtccagctgcagtttacaataatgaaaaaacaacagaatagaaagagataaaattaaaattaaataaaaagtgcagcAGCAGATTTCCCagaagtagaagacttcccagaagtcttcacagaagtctacatattccacacacacaacattgcaccatatatatatatatatatatatatacacagtatatatatcttattgcactgagttaatgtcggttgttaagcagtttgatggatgtcggcaggaatgagttcatgtagcggttcagcctggttctgagGGCCCTGAatatgtgagtcgggtcagtaacaattttctgtgccagtccggtgacggaccgctcataaagcatctgtagggaaggatgattcctgacccccatgatcttcacggcagtccgcaccagaccggcaatctgagACCTGGACTGCACAGTcgggttgccgtaccaggccgcaatgccgtatctgatgatactttccaatgcagcccggtagaacaacagcacggtcctctgctccactccatagaccccaagtctgcgtaggaaatagagacgctgttggagtttggagcagagacttccaacgtgtaccctccatctg harbors:
- the LOC144056523 gene encoding leukotriene C4 synthase-like isoform X2, with the translated sequence MLFLYMADHFCKYFLLLICLCSTRKLLCKSIWTPYTLAARCRYLHTLLIIVHRCAWPRPLEGVQVWGGEGSAACRHTGAGAMDHQQQLAGLAAVTVAAVLEQAYFSLQVISARRKYSVSPPCTSGPPHFERVFRAQANCSEYFPLFIAILWTSGVFFSQGASCVCGASYVLARLRYFQGYVESPQQRLRALYVSACLLWLLVGFSCVGVSASLWRLAVHWAAHWAVHWAA
- the LOC144056516 gene encoding mastermind-like protein 1, whose protein sequence is MMADFVRPPHSAVVERLRRRIEHFRQHHNSCESRYEAAARESLELERQQTLALHQRCLQAKAKRSSKHRQPPAGAGDQVGQRAPVGGAGAAAGAELDGGGGGGGGGGGGGAEQSRNSTLIALQETVKRKLESAGSPLGREQLNGFSDGFPPNKKACMDAAAKANGSPMDSKLGLGDTLASNGTQGPAGDLAADGAKEAAAADFHRKEMKQEPDDILPIMPPSAGGNNNNNLFPDLNLDEQEWSDLMEELNRTVAYEDIQDILNDGFEDRKDPLEMTPNPGGGGGGGGAGGQSSQSLLPLDLGSVKAEFSPSAFEQDSRTGSPHVRSTSSGPAPPPHPTSSPAAASSPAAPPSRPHPPPPNHLLAKDLSPAQQLQQLAAQQQRAQHLHSQLQHKQTPPAGANFHGQGGPQAHPPPWTQMAAPSQSPLGAASPSLYPQDFNSAAQKQRLMSGQPAKGSPKPGPGSYVPGPGHHPVQGPPLNRPPAPGVQASMLNYSNTKPLTHFEAGPGPPRAPNGQNQNKAALLNLLRQQQQMKPKNNMNFRQHLTHTQEQNSYPAPPHGPGPAGSLTSATVGGGMAAAPVSNAMPGNHGNAAYLGSQAAALKQQQQQQQQQILEQQKQQYLQRQQMIAEQEKQRQQDQQLQRHLTRPPPQYQDQPGQTANQNAFPQAPVGQFTASSQSLASVSSMGGPAPSGQRMFPQPQGMMGLNMASGAMPASGGAPPPTASQADIGLASCGGGAGVDVQQAMYNSMSHHPGGGHGGGGGHGGGGGHGGGGGHGGGGGHGGGGGGGGHAAQQRQPLYRHNLLAQQHLNKQPNAAAAAAAMLKQQQMAASMQNAVWQQPPPTNAGLPPNAFANTPNAFHMQQQPRIPKMAASAAAFNANSAGRPVASMMQSAQQRAPPNPQGLGPPQTQQAAQNHPTNQNVLPDLAAFGAGAGGGRQGLACNQGYQVSRTANQQQLSFGYNAAAGSFAAESDLVESLLKGQSAHEWMADLDELLASHQ
- the LOC144056523 gene encoding uncharacterized protein LOC144056523 isoform X1, with the protein product MLFLYMADHFCKYFLLLICLCSTRKLLCKSIWTPYTLAARCRYLHTLLIIVHRCAWPRPLEGVQVWGGEGSAACRHTGAGAMDHQQQLAGLAAVTVAAVLEQAYFSLQVISARRKYSVSPPCTSGPPHFERVFRAQANCSEYFPLFIAILWTSGVFFSQGVTSPTVPTAVEEVGVLKHHCVRARACVSPRCVLRVRRILRAGPPALLSRLRRVAPATFACALRERVPPVAARRLLLRRRLGVLVATGRPLGRPLGRPLGRLTCLPCLPSPPPPSPPPPPPQAPIKMQSAQLQCGNFVCFMSFFNKTFGI